In Leptospira congkakensis, the DNA window ATACTTCCGACGAAGTTGTTTGATTTGTTCGTATCTTTCTTGGTTGGTATAGGACTTACTTGACGGATCAAGATTCACCATAGCTTCTTCGTATTTTAAATAATTAGAAAGCATGGCGACGAGTCGTTTTGCCTCTTCCCCGCCGTATTCATTTTGGAGAAAGGCTTTGATGTATTCATGGCATTGTTCACGGGTGCTGCCTTCCGGGCATTGGCGGCGTAGGTTCCAAAGTTCTGAAACTAAATTCAACTCACCGGATTTGGCACGTGCTAGGATTTCATCAAAGCGAAGGAACTGTCCATCGGCTGAAAAAATAGTTTTTGCCGACTCTAAGTAAAATGGATCCACAGAAAAACCATCACTTTGCGTGCGAAAGTATGATTCCGCTTTGTCATTTGGATTTTCATCAGCATTAGTTTCTAATTCGCCTGGACTGAAGATTCGATAAACGATAAAGATTAGGAGTAGGGCTCCAATGGCATAACTTAAATAACGTAAATTTTTAACATTCATGGGAGATGGTATCGTAGTAAAGGATGGGATTGTACTTCTGGAAACAAAAAAACCCAAGCATCCGCTTGGGTTTTCTTAAAAAATTTCGGACGTGAATTACTGGTTCGACTTCATGTTGGAAGCCATATTCAAGTAGAAACCTTCTACGTCATACCAAAGACTTCCTGAGCGGAGAGTGTTAGATACTTGTAAGTGGTCAATCCCTGTAGTGAAGATTCCATAAGAAGGTCCACCTTTCCAAGTTCCCCATTTTTGTGAAGAAAGCGGAACGAGTCCATCGTTAGTGAATCCTTGTCCTTGGAAAAGTCCACCAGCCCCACAAGCAGGGTGAAGGATTCCCATAAGTGGGTGTTGGATGAGGTCAGGGATCGTGATAGAAGATCCATAAGAGAAATACTTCACACCTGATTTGTTTGGAGTGTATCCGTTAAAAGCAGTGAGTCCGTCTTTACTTAAAGAAGCTAATGCTGCGAGTGCATTTTGTTGGCTAGCACCACCATAAACAATTTTTACAAGAGTTTCTACGATACTTGCTACGAACGGTTGGATCCAACTTGGAAGAACATTTTTTACGATGTCTGCAATTGGTGATCCGTAGTGAGGAGTGTTAAGAGTGGTAAGAGTTGCTGTACGACCAGAAAGTCCTAGGTTAGAAACTGCGTAACGGCTATCGAGTCCACCTTGAGAGTGACCGAGAATGTGGAATTTTCCAGTGTAGTTTGTAGCAGCCGAATATGTAAGAATGGCTGCTTTTAGTTCCGCAGCACGCACTTCGTTGGAGTTGGCAGCAGTTTTACCAGGAGCAAATACGGTTGCGCCTTGGCTTCTGAGGTAATCATCTGTTCCACCCCAGTAGTTTACGATGCTGATGATTCCACCGGAGTTTTCGCCCCAGCCGAATAGACCATGAGAAAGGATGATAGGATAAGTGCCTGCGAGTGGCTTAGAAGAAGAACCGGAACTAGCGAGAACGGGAGCTGTAAACGCAAATGTTATAAGAATGGCTAAAAGACCTTTACGAATCATATATATTTCACCTCTGAATTTTCTAAGATAAAACTGTGTCAATTTGCCTCATTTGGGGCAAGAATATTTTTGAAGCGAATTCAAAAAAAAGACCAGTTTCTCGTTTTAATTGAACATCTTTAGTTATAAGTTTTCTCTCTTAAAAACTCTTCTTGCCAAAGATTCGTAAGGTTCGTAATTTCTTTCGCATGAAATTGACCCATAAGAATTGGATCTTCATTGGAATCTTTTATTCTCTCCTCTTTTCATCGTTCACTCAAACTATATTGGCAAGGGATGTAAGGATCTTAACAGATCATCTCACTGATGAAGTGGGGATTTTGTCTCTGGAAAACCAAAACCAAATCATAAACATACTTTCCCGTATGGAAACAAAAACATCGGCTCAAATGTATGTTTATGTCATTCCCAGTTTAGAAGGTGAAAATCTAGAATCCTATTCGGTCGCTGTAGCAGAAAAATCTAAGTTGGGACAAAAGGATAAGGACAACGGAGTGTTGGTTTTACTTTCTACGGGAGATCGCAAAGTTCGCATTGAAGTAGGTTATGGTTTAGAGGAAACATTAACCGATGTTTTGTCCAATCGAATCATACGTAATGTGATGATTCCTGAATTTAAAAAAGGAGAAATGGCGATTGGACTCGTGGCAGGTGTCGGTGCCATCGAAACAATTCTTTATGGAGACAAAGAGAGTAATCCTGCCTTATCAACCGATTATCCCAATGGGATAGGGACGGCATTGTCAAACGATTCTACTCCAAAAAATTTTGCTTATACACTCGGGATTTTACTCCTTACCGGGATCATTTATTATGTGTTAAAGGAAAACGATACCTTTAAAGGGAAGAAGTGGTTGGAAGTATTGTATGGGTTTCTTGTTTTTTCTGGTCTTTGTTATTTTTTCCCCGATGCTTTGTTTTATCTTTTTTGCTTAGCGATTGTAGTCGGGAATTTGTATCTACTTTATGGTATTTGGTCTCCGCTCTCTTATTTATATTCCTTTCTTTCTATCGCATTTTGGATTCCCTTTTTACATTTTACCTTCAAGATAAATGGAGAAGCTTTGTCTTGGGTCATTGGATGCCTTGGTTTTATTTTGTTAGCATTTAAGATTACTTTAGATGATGTCATCAAAGAAAAATTTAATCAAATTGCCAAAGGTTGGGGGATGAGTTCTAAAGGATTGTTTTTGCATATCCTTTCATTTTTAAGTTTTGGATTTTCCATTCTCTCTTTTGGGGAAGGGAAACCATTGGTATATATAGTTTTTTACCAAGGCCTGATTTTATTTACCATTTATGGTTTGGGATTTCGATCCTTTAGTTTCAAACCCGTACATTACTTTATAGCCTTAGTCCTTTGGCTTTCTCTTGTATCGGGACTTAGTTTTTATTGGCAAACACCCACGGAATCTACTCAAACAAAGAATATAGAAACGATGGTAATTTGGTTTCAATGGTTCCATTGTTTTGTTGGTGGTTATATTTTAGCAAAAGCAATCGAAGTGGATTCTTGGAAATATAGATTTCTCAAATATCTTCTGATTTCTTTTGTATGGACTTTGGGTTTTTCCATCCATAGTTTTTTGGGATACTCTGCAAATAGATTTGTTTTTACTTTTCTATTATCCTACGTTTCCTTACTGATCCTTCATTTTCTTTATATCATTGCCAATGAATCCAGAAGTGGTTCTGATTCATCGTATTCATCTGGCAGTAGTTCGAGTTCTTCTTCCTATTCTTCTTCTGGCTCTAGCAGTTCCTCTAGTTCTTCGTCAGGAGGTGGCGGTGGCAGTTTTGGTGGTGGGGGAAGTTCAGGAAGTTGGTGAGATTCATTCTTTTGCATCTCTTGGTTTAAACACAAATCTACAAGTGGGTCTTTGGGATTTGGGTAAGGGCCAAATATAAATATTTATTGCACACGTTTGCGGTAACGAATGTAAAACCTTTCGAACTTAGAATTGTCCCAGAACTTTACTGCTTCTTCGTTTTGCAAGATAGCCCGAAGTTCGATTGTGGGAATGGATTTTTCTATGCACCAAAGATCTACATCTTTCAAAAGTTCAGACATATATCCTTTTTTCTTTTTCCCGAGTTTGGTGACGGCAAGATCGATAAATAGGCTTCTTTCTTCTTCGAGATGGGGTTTTTCTTCCACTCGTCCAATCAATAAGGACACAAGTTCTGAATCTACAAAAACCCCACGCATATACACTTTTCCGGTGCCAATGAGTTTGAAATAGATATCAGTAAATTTTGTAGCAGCGCGGGGACGGATGCGGAATAAACCATCTAACTCGAGTTCGTTTACTTTTCGGTAAAACTGATTTACGAGTTCGATGGTTTGGTTTCTATCAGATTCGTTTAAGTCTCTTAGCACCTACACCATTCTGTTAATGAGGTAAGATTTGATTTCCGTAAGTGGGATTCTTTCTTGTTTCATCGAATCTCTTTCTCGGATGGTGACGGTTCCATCACTCATGGTATCATAATCCACTGTGATGCAGAAAGGAGTTCCTATTTCATCGTGGCGACGATACCTTTTTCCAATGGCACCACTATCATCGTAATCTACATACCAATGGTTGCGAAGGTCCGCATAAATTTCTTTGGCTTTGGCATCGAGTCCATCTTTTTTCATCAGAGGGAAAATAGCCACTTTCATTGGGCTCACACGTTTTCCAAAACGAAGGACAGTGCGAATTTCATCCTTTTCCAACTTCTCTTCTTCGTAAGCATCACAAAGCACGGCAAGGAAGAGTCGGTTGAGACCGAGTGCAGGTTCTACAACATAAGGAAGGTATTTTTTCTTATTATCCAAATCATGATACATCAAATCTTCTGAAGAAAATTTTTCATGTTGGGTGAGGTCATAATCGGTTCTCGAAGCCACACCCCAAAGTTCACCCCAACCAAATGGATATTTGTATTCGATATCACTTGTGGAATCACTATAAAAAGAAAGTTCTTCTTTTTCGTGTTCTCTCACGCGTAGGTTTTCTTTTTTAAGTCCTACCACATTCACAAGCCAATCCATGCAGTAGTCCACCCAATACTTGAACCATTCTTTTTGAGTCCCTGGTTCGCAGAAAAATTCCATTTCCATTTGTTCGAATTCACGAGTACGAAAGATAAACTGGCGAGCCATGATTTCGTTTCGAAAAGACTTTCCAATTTGTGCGATTCCAAACGGAACTTTTTTCCGCGCGATTTGGGTTACATTTTTAAAATTAATAAAAATCCCTTGTGCGGTTTCTGGACGAAGGTAGATGTCTGTGGCTCCTTCTTCTGAGGCACCGTGCGATGTTTTGAACATCAAATTGAACTGGCGAGCATCGGTAAAACTTCCCGCAGTTCCACAAGTGGGGCAGGCGTATCCCTTGTCTCTGATGGTATTTGTCAGTTCTTCTAAACTTTTTCCCGTGGCAGCACCTTCGCCTTCCTTATCTTCCAAAAATTTGTCCACCCGCACGCGAGTTTTACATTTTTTGCAATCCATCAGAGGATCATTGAAGTTGGAAATATGGCCAGAAGCTTCCCAAACGCGTGGGTGGAGGAGGATGGAGGAATCGAGCCCCAAAACATCGTCCCGTCTGTGAACAAAGTATTCCCACCAAAGTCGTTTTAGATTGTTTAATACTTCAATTCCGTTCGGGCCATAGTCAAATGTATTGGAAAGGCCTCCGTAAATTTCGGATCCTGGGAAAACAAATCCCCTTCTTTTGGAGACTGCAACTATGGGTTTGAGCGACTGCTCTTCTTTCTCTTTCGGCTGTGCCATATCCGCCAAATTTTTTGTTTTCCATGAAAATTCAAAGTATTTTCCTTGAGATAAGACTAAAGAATGGATTCGGCAAATTCTAAACTACTCTCTCCCTGGGCTAAAAAATCCTTAACCTTCTTACTTTGGATGTCCCCTTTGTTTTCCCTCGGCCCATTTTTGGCCTTTGGTGTCCTATTTGCATTCCCGAGTGAATTTCGGCTAAGACTTCGTGCCTTAGCGGTCATAGCAGTATACATCCTAACTTGGATTATTTTTTATCCCATCGAACTCTTACACCGGTCAGGATTGGAATGGGAAGCGGTGATCAATGAATTCCTTGCAAAGGAATCCAGAAGTTTTCAGCTAAAGATCGTATTTTTACTCATTTGTTTTGTTTTGTTGTTTGTGAACTACCTTCACAGTAGGGGTCGCAATCAAAAAAGAGAATTGGTTCGGACGAAAAAATTACAATCAGAACATCCGCAAGGAACCATCCGCACGGATATGCGGATTCGTGATTCAAAGTTTGATACTCTTTTGTTTGTTCTTTTCCTGGCACTCCTTCTCAACTTTGGATTCGAATACATCTCCGACAAATTACGTCCCAATAAATCACTTTCTCCGTTAGCACCACTTGCGGATGTTTACCAATTTGTATTTAACTATTCGATTTCCCTTTGTATTTTACTTTTTAGTTTCAATCGAAACAAAATTCCGTCAATTCTTGCGATACCTTATTTGCGTTATATGGAAGGAATTCGCATTCGAGAAAGATGGAAGGCCGCAGTGGTTTCCAAATCTCGATTTCCTTTTCGATTAGAACTCATCGTTAAAGAAAAGGCAAAATTTCGAGACCGGATCCTCCCTGGTTTTGGACATATTTATGTTTATGAATATTGGCGCGGGTTCCCCATTTTATTTTTAACTTTGTTGTTGTTTTTATTTTCTGCTGTTTGGGTTTTTTCTTTTGTAAGTCCTATTTTCGGAATTCAATTCCTCGCAGGATTTGGATTGAAACCCGGAGTTCCTGATAAAGATTTTTTTATTTCATCACAGAACATCGCATATGCGGTATTTTCTGTTTTGGCATTAGTTGGGATTTATATTTATTCTTCTTATCTATTAGAAAAATCATTTAGTTTGGAAAACTTAGGTGTGAAGGAAGATAAGGTTGGTGAATCGGAACCTTTTTTCAAACCTGGGTTACGTAAAGGATTCCGAAACGTTTTACCACTTTCTTTACTGTTTCATTTGATTTTGATTTCTCTTGTTTTTCTGATTCCGATTACGATTCAACGTGGTAAAAAGAAAGAACAAACATCACAAAAGAATGATCACTTCCGTCCTGAAAAAATGGAATTCTATTTTATCGATCCCAATGTTCCTGATGATACAAAAGGTCTGAATGGTGGTATTGTTACTGGTAACGAAACAGAAAATAAAGAAAAAGGGGAGAAGATTTCTAACGAAAAAGTAGCGGACAATGGCCCTGTAAAAGGTTATATCAAAAAGATCCGAGGGAAAAAAGTCCCACCAACTTACTCTAATTATATCTCTGCAAAAATGCGAATCCCTGAAAGTTATATGGACTATTGGGCAAAAGCACCTCATCCATATTCCTCAGTAGTTGCGTATACCATTACTCAAGATGGGGACGTGATTGATGTAGAACTTGTGGAAGCATCAGATTATCCAGACCAAGATCTTCGTACCTTGCAACTTGTAGAAAGTTTGGGTCCACTCATGCCTCCGCCAGGAACCAAAAACGACATCCGTGTGACGGAACTATTTTGGAATGGGCCGATTGATCCCGAATTTGTTCCTACACAACTCCAAAAAGAAATGATCAATTTGTTTGATGGCCGTTATATGGAAGAGTTATCAGAATGAAAGAAATTGGAGTTTTTGATTATTTTGTTGGGTCTTTGACTGTACTTCCTTGGGCTGTTGTCATTTGGAAAGCTTATAAACCTAAAAAAGGATGGCAGGAAGTTTTAGGAATTTTGTTAGCTTTGTTTTTTGGTTGGTTGTCGACGGATCTCATTTTAAGACTACATCCCATTCTTTGGCCTGATGCCGACTTCACTCCAAAGAAAAAAGTAAGTATGCTCACACAAACGGCTCACTTAGCTTTCATTCAAGCTGGGATTACGGAAGAGACTTTTAAAATATTTTTTATTATGATTTTGTCTTTTGTTTTGGGTTATGATAAAAAAACAAAAACCTTTTCTCCCAATGTAGTTTTGTTTGGATCTTTTGTAGCAATGGGGTTTTCTTTTATTGAGAACACTCATTATATTGCTAGAGAACCGGATGAAAAAAAATTGGATCTCTTTTTTGCCCGAACCATCCATTCCTCAAATATCCATTTGCTCATCAATCTTTGTTTCGCACTTTTCCTCCTAAAGAGTAATACAAAATTGGAATTTGCAAATAAACGATTGTACATTGTTTTTGGATTTGTTTTAGCGGTGATACAACATGGGGTTGTTGATTTTCTTTTGATACCTGGTTCTACAATTGGTTTGTGGGTGGCAACATCTCTATTTGTTGGGATTTGGGTTTGGGTGGTCAATGATTGGCGTGATCTCGTTATTGAAACATCAACACCGATAGAAACACAAAGAACTGAGGATGTATCTGAGATTGAAAATGAAACGAACTTGAGTGTTCCGTAAAAAAAATCTATTTAGTTGATAAGAACACTCGAATCCCAGCTTCCGAGTATTCTTCCCAATCCATTTGGTAAGTTCTGATTTTTGGAATTTCTGGATGATTCCAAATTTCTGCCCAAAATTTAGGGACGACTTCCTCTGGTGCTCCCGGTTGAATTTGGAAATAACGACCGTTTTGTGGTTCAACATGCACCACTTCCATTCCCTGGAGTGGTATCGTTTTCGGATCTACAGCATAACCTAACAAAAAATCGTAAGCACCTGTTTCATCGGATGCATAATTGAAATACAAAGCAAAAAGTGGATCAAACTTTCTTAAAAACTCCATTTGTTTGGGGATGTCTTCTTTATAAAACTTGGAGTAGACCTTCGGAATTTGAATGTCTGCCTCACCCGGTGCATTGGAAGTTCGGATCCGAAGACCCATCACCGAAAAATTTGCAGTTTTTACCAAGGGTTCGGTCACTTCAGACATAAAGAAAAAGTTTCAGTTTGCCAAAAAAACGCAACCTTTTCTTATATTAGTGTTTGACTTATGAGACTCCTCCGTACATTTGGTAATTACTCCTGGTGATTATGGAGAGAAGGCAATACCCGTTCCCATTCCGAACACGGAAGTCAAGCTTCTCATCGCCGATGGTACTATTGGGTTCGCTCAATGGGAGAGTAGGACATTGCCGGGTTAGCACTAATAATCATTTAGAAAGCGTTCACGAAAGTGAGCGCTTTTTTTATTTGTGGGCGCGTTGTGTGTGCCAGCTAATGTCCGCGACTATTCGCTAGGCAAGCAGAGCTTGCTCCGCGAATGTCGCCTGCTCGTTCCCAATGGGTCACTGCGCAGGATTGCGGGTTAAATCTTTTTCTTTTCTAGTATAACTTCACTTTTTTACAATTTAAATCTACATCTAATAATCGATTGTTCGCGAAATGGGGGGGAGGAAGTAGGACATTCCTCTTAGCACTTAAGGTGTTCTGAAAGTGAGGGCTTTTGATTCTGCACGTTGAAAGGGCCCGTTAGCAATGGTTTGCGGAATGATTTTCCTTGAATAATAGACTTGTATTTGTTAGTAGGGATAGGTTTCTATTTGCAGCTCGTTCCAAGAAGGAATTAATTTTCATCATTTCCTTTTTAGTCCTCTTGTTTTCTAGTCGATTCATTTCAGATCTCTGGCCTTTTATTACATTGTTATCAAGTATATTGTTGATATGGTTGTTTATTTCGTTTCGTTCTAAATATTATCACTTAACCATTCTCTTGTGTTTTCTCCTTGTTTACACTCGAGTAGAATTTTTATTTTTATACTACCTCTTGTTTTTCCTGATTCTGTATAAGACATGGAAAAAAAAGGAAGAAAAGTATTCAGTCATTTCAAGGTATATCCTCTATTTTATTGGATTGGCTATTATTCTAACTAATAATCCATCCGATGGGGACAGATCTTTTTTAGCATTTTGCCAACATTACGCCCTATCCAAATCGCTTAGATTCCTTTATTTTTCAGATCCGTGGACAACATGTGATTCCCTTTTGGTTACAGATTTTGGGAATGCAAGAAGTCTTTGGGAACTTTGGGCGCTAAATCCAAAATCAAACTGTGGCTGTTTCGGCACCTAGTTGTTCTGCAAGCCCGATGAGAAGTCCCTCCACACCGCGAATATAACAGAGTCTGTAGATACTTTCAAATTGAACCACTTCTCCAACGAGTTCTGCACCAAGCTTTGTGAGTCGGGCTAACAGTTCATCAAGATTGTCTACTCGGAACATGATGCGGAGATAACCAAGAGAGTTAACAGGGGCAGTTCTGTGGTCAGCGATGGTTTTGGGAGAACTAAATTGTGAAAGTTCTAGTCGCGTATGTCCATCAGGAGTCACCATCATCGCGATCTCGACTTCTTGATTCCCGAGTCCCGTGACTCGTCCTGCCCATTCTCCTGCAACCACCATTCGTCCTTCCAGGTTTAACCCAATCTCCTCGAAAAATGAAATAGCCCGATCGAGGGACTCAACAACGATTCCGACATTGTGCATTTCTAGTAGTTTACTTTTTGCCATGACCTTTTTTTGGAATGGAGTTGGATTTGATCAAGATGATTTATTGCTATCGCGGTTTTAGAATTGTGCACAAATTTCTTTTATCAAGAGGGAAACTTTTCTCGCAATCTGAAGTCTGCAAAGTCAAGAAACAAGTGAAATAGACCATCCCGCCCGGATCACAGTTTTTTATATACGAAAACCAATTCAATGAGATAGTCAAACATTAGCAATAGGAACATCTCTTTATCTCTAAAGATCGTAAATGAAAGTGATTATGAAAAAAGTTTCCATATTAATTCTATTCTTAATTTTACTAACTTTTGCTTTTTATAAAGCACTTGATTTCGGTTTAATCTGGTTTGTTTATCCTTCCAAAGATAAGTATCCCATTAAAGGGATCGATGTTTCGAATCATCAAGGAAAAATCAATTG includes these proteins:
- a CDS encoding esterase/lipase family protein, with product MRKGLLAILITFAFTAPVLASSGSSSKPLAGTYPIILSHGLFGWGENSGGIISIVNYWGGTDDYLRSQGATVFAPGKTAANSNEVRAAELKAAILTYSAATNYTGKFHILGHSQGGLDSRYAVSNLGLSGRTATLTTLNTPHYGSPIADIVKNVLPSWIQPFVASIVETLVKIVYGGASQQNALAALASLSKDGLTAFNGYTPNKSGVKYFSYGSSITIPDLIQHPLMGILHPACGAGGLFQGQGFTNDGLVPLSSQKWGTWKGGPSYGIFTTGIDHLQVSNTLRSGSLWYDVEGFYLNMASNMKSNQ
- a CDS encoding TPM domain-containing protein; amino-acid sequence: MKLTHKNWIFIGIFYSLLFSSFTQTILARDVRILTDHLTDEVGILSLENQNQIINILSRMETKTSAQMYVYVIPSLEGENLESYSVAVAEKSKLGQKDKDNGVLVLLSTGDRKVRIEVGYGLEETLTDVLSNRIIRNVMIPEFKKGEMAIGLVAGVGAIETILYGDKESNPALSTDYPNGIGTALSNDSTPKNFAYTLGILLLTGIIYYVLKENDTFKGKKWLEVLYGFLVFSGLCYFFPDALFYLFCLAIVVGNLYLLYGIWSPLSYLYSFLSIAFWIPFLHFTFKINGEALSWVIGCLGFILLAFKITLDDVIKEKFNQIAKGWGMSSKGLFLHILSFLSFGFSILSFGEGKPLVYIVFYQGLILFTIYGLGFRSFSFKPVHYFIALVLWLSLVSGLSFYWQTPTESTQTKNIETMVIWFQWFHCFVGGYILAKAIEVDSWKYRFLKYLLISFVWTLGFSIHSFLGYSANRFVFTFLLSYVSLLILHFLYIIANESRSGSDSSYSSGSSSSSSSYSSSGSSSSSSSSSGGGGGSFGGGGSSGSW
- a CDS encoding GNAT family N-acetyltransferase encodes the protein MLRDLNESDRNQTIELVNQFYRKVNELELDGLFRIRPRAATKFTDIYFKLIGTGKVYMRGVFVDSELVSLLIGRVEEKPHLEEERSLFIDLAVTKLGKKKKGYMSELLKDVDLWCIEKSIPTIELRAILQNEEAVKFWDNSKFERFYIRYRKRVQ
- a CDS encoding glycine--tRNA ligase, with product MAQPKEKEEQSLKPIVAVSKRRGFVFPGSEIYGGLSNTFDYGPNGIEVLNNLKRLWWEYFVHRRDDVLGLDSSILLHPRVWEASGHISNFNDPLMDCKKCKTRVRVDKFLEDKEGEGAATGKSLEELTNTIRDKGYACPTCGTAGSFTDARQFNLMFKTSHGASEEGATDIYLRPETAQGIFINFKNVTQIARKKVPFGIAQIGKSFRNEIMARQFIFRTREFEQMEMEFFCEPGTQKEWFKYWVDYCMDWLVNVVGLKKENLRVREHEKEELSFYSDSTSDIEYKYPFGWGELWGVASRTDYDLTQHEKFSSEDLMYHDLDNKKKYLPYVVEPALGLNRLFLAVLCDAYEEEKLEKDEIRTVLRFGKRVSPMKVAIFPLMKKDGLDAKAKEIYADLRNHWYVDYDDSGAIGKRYRRHDEIGTPFCITVDYDTMSDGTVTIRERDSMKQERIPLTEIKSYLINRMV
- a CDS encoding energy transducer TonB family protein — encoded protein: MDSANSKLLSPWAKKSLTFLLWMSPLFSLGPFLAFGVLFAFPSEFRLRLRALAVIAVYILTWIIFYPIELLHRSGLEWEAVINEFLAKESRSFQLKIVFLLICFVLLFVNYLHSRGRNQKRELVRTKKLQSEHPQGTIRTDMRIRDSKFDTLLFVLFLALLLNFGFEYISDKLRPNKSLSPLAPLADVYQFVFNYSISLCILLFSFNRNKIPSILAIPYLRYMEGIRIRERWKAAVVSKSRFPFRLELIVKEKAKFRDRILPGFGHIYVYEYWRGFPILFLTLLLFLFSAVWVFSFVSPIFGIQFLAGFGLKPGVPDKDFFISSQNIAYAVFSVLALVGIYIYSSYLLEKSFSLENLGVKEDKVGESEPFFKPGLRKGFRNVLPLSLLFHLILISLVFLIPITIQRGKKKEQTSQKNDHFRPEKMEFYFIDPNVPDDTKGLNGGIVTGNETENKEKGEKISNEKVADNGPVKGYIKKIRGKKVPPTYSNYISAKMRIPESYMDYWAKAPHPYSSVVAYTITQDGDVIDVELVEASDYPDQDLRTLQLVESLGPLMPPPGTKNDIRVTELFWNGPIDPEFVPTQLQKEMINLFDGRYMEELSE
- a CDS encoding PrsW family glutamic-type intramembrane protease encodes the protein MKEIGVFDYFVGSLTVLPWAVVIWKAYKPKKGWQEVLGILLALFFGWLSTDLILRLHPILWPDADFTPKKKVSMLTQTAHLAFIQAGITEETFKIFFIMILSFVLGYDKKTKTFSPNVVLFGSFVAMGFSFIENTHYIAREPDEKKLDLFFARTIHSSNIHLLINLCFALFLLKSNTKLEFANKRLYIVFGFVLAVIQHGVVDFLLIPGSTIGLWVATSLFVGIWVWVVNDWRDLVIETSTPIETQRTEDVSEIENETNLSVP
- a CDS encoding GyrI-like domain-containing protein gives rise to the protein MSEVTEPLVKTANFSVMGLRIRTSNAPGEADIQIPKVYSKFYKEDIPKQMEFLRKFDPLFALYFNYASDETGAYDFLLGYAVDPKTIPLQGMEVVHVEPQNGRYFQIQPGAPEEVVPKFWAEIWNHPEIPKIRTYQMDWEEYSEAGIRVFLSTK
- a CDS encoding VOC family protein; the encoded protein is MAKSKLLEMHNVGIVVESLDRAISFFEEIGLNLEGRMVVAGEWAGRVTGLGNQEVEIAMMVTPDGHTRLELSQFSSPKTIADHRTAPVNSLGYLRIMFRVDNLDELLARLTKLGAELVGEVVQFESIYRLCYIRGVEGLLIGLAEQLGAETATV